From Oryzias melastigma strain HK-1 linkage group LG15, ASM292280v2, whole genome shotgun sequence, one genomic window encodes:
- the vash2 gene encoding tubulinyl-Tyr carboxypeptidase 2 isoform X1, giving the protein MTGPTPPSRTGTSPAKLSRYGRSRSSSSLYLLRCSRQEASSSSPPYRSPQSPEEEEKDGGVQFYVNRGGFPIEGSTWDRMWSHVAAVHPEGQEMVTRIRNAAFLPKHPVPAVPTFRASMSVSDWLLTVQKYMKALQYNHTGTQFFEVKKSRPLCGLMETAREMIRESLPIKCLEAVILGISYLTNGLTTLERFPISFKTQFSGHCFHHVVLGVYCNGRYGSLGMSRRQDLMDKPLTHRTLGDLVAEFESSYRKYQHSLTKVKIGLYVPHDPHVFQPIEWKYLVLNVSRLGAEEMKKELEKHGRDMKMKILKSSSAQSPIKERSRGKSLSPRRRQGSTQQPFVRRRDKSSSVERKPAELSTLSDGYQIRI; this is encoded by the exons ATGACTGGACCCACCCCCCCGAGCCGGACTGGAACCTCCCCGGCCAAGTTGAGCCGGTACGGTCGGTCCCGGAGCTCCAGCTCCCTGTACCTCCTCCGCTGCAGCAGACAGGAggcgtcctcctcctccccccccTACCGGAGCCCCCAGTctccagaggaggaggagaaagatgGGGGGGTTCAGTTCTACGTCAACCGGGGCGGCTTCCCTATCGAGGGTTCTACCTGGGACCGGATGTGGTCCCACGTGGCAGCGGTGCATCCGGAAGGTCAGGAGATGGTGACCAGGATCAGGAACGCCGCCTTCCTTCCCAAA CATCCGGTCCCGGCGGTCCCAACGTTCCGAGCGTCCATGTCGGTGTCGGACTGGCTGCTGACGGTCCAGAAGTACATGAAGGCTTTGCA ataCAACCACACAGGAACCCAGTTCTTTGAGGTCAAGAAGAGCCGGCCGCTGTGTGG GCTGATGGAGACGGCCAGAGAGATGATCAGAGAGTCTCTGCCAATCAAGTGTCTGGAGGCAGTCATCCTGGGGAT CAGCTACCTGACCAACGGGCTGACCACACTGGAGCGCTTCCCCATCAGCTTTAAGACCCAGTTCTCGGGTCACTGCTTCCACCATGTGGTTCTGGGAGTGTACTGCAATGGCCGCTACGGGTCGTTGGGAATGAGCCGGCGCCAGGACCTGATGGACAAGCCGCTGACCCACCGGACCCTGGGAGACCTGGTGGCTGAATTTGAGAGTTCCTACAGGAAGTACCAGCACTCTCTGACTAAG GTGAAGATCGGCCTGTACGTGCCTCATGACCCCCACGTCTTCCAGCCAATCGAGTGGAAGTATTTGGTGCTGAACGTTTCCCGCCTCGGAGCCGAAGAGATGAAGAAGGAGCTGGAGAAACACGGCCGAGACATGAAGATGAAG ATCCTGAAGTCCTCAAGTGCCCAGTCTCCCATCAAGGAGCGCAGCCGGGGGAAGTCCTTATCGCCACGGCGACGGCAGGGCAGCACCCAGCAGCCATTTGTGCGGCGCCGAGACAAATC GTCCTCAGTGGAGAGGAAACCAGCAGAGCTCAGCACCCTCAGCGACGGCTACCAGATCCGCATCTGA
- the rpl7l1 gene encoding 60S ribosomal protein L7-like 1 — protein MFKHQRRRRSRKESGGIMAEPESQKVIKLVPEFLLKKRKAYQAIKATQAKLALLEKRKVARGKPVNFKRLEDFLKDGHRKHRDETRIRRAEHRPPPPLPPAGNKLAFAVRIREIKGVSPKVRKVVQMMRLRKIFSGAFVKINKASVAMMKVVEPYVAWGFPNLKSVRELILKRGQTRVGRRRVPLTDNALIEQHMGKHGIICLEDLIHEIFSVGRSFQPANNFLLPFRLSVPRHAARDKAGLLKDLGAPGFRGADINAIVRLLN, from the exons ATGTTTAAACACCAACGAAGAAGAAGGAGCCGGAAGGAGAGTGGCGGAATCATGGCGGAGCCGGA gtcaCAGAAGGTCATCAAGCTGGTCCCAGAGTTTCTCCTGAAGAAGAGGAAAGCCTACCAGGCCATCAAAGCCACCCAGGCCAAGCTCGCGTTGCTGGAGAAGAGGAAG GTAGCAAGAGGGAAACCGGTAAACTTCAAGCGTCTGGAGGATTTCCTGAAAGATGGACACCGGAAGCATCGAGACGAGACGCGGATCCGGAGGGCTGAACACCGGCCGCCGCCTCCGCTGCCCCCGGCGGGCAACAAGCTGGCCTTCGCCGTCCGGATCAGAGA GATCAAAGGCGTCAGCCCCAAAGTCAGGAAGGTGGTCCAGATGATGAGGCTGAGGAAGATCTTCAGCGGAGCCTTCGTCAAGATCAACAAGGCGTCTGTGGCCATGATGAAGGTGGTGGAGCCGTACGTGGCGTGGGG gTTCCCTAACCTGAAGTCGGTCCGTGAGCTCATCCTGAAGAGAGGTCAGACCCGGGTCGGCAGGCGGAGGGTTCCTCTGACGGACAACGCGCTGATCGAGCAGCACATGG GTAAACACGGTATCATCTGTCTGGAGGATCTGATCCATGAGATCTTCTCCGTGGGGCGGAGCTTCCAGCCGGCCAACAACTTCCTGCTGCCCTTCCGCCTGTCGGTTCCTCGCCACGCTGCGCGGGACAAAGCCGGGCTCCTGAAGGACCTGGGGGCGCCAGGTTTCCGTGGTGCCGACATCAACGCCATCGTCAGACTGTTGAACTGa
- the vash2 gene encoding tubulinyl-Tyr carboxypeptidase 2 isoform X2 produces the protein MTGPTPPSRTGTSPAKLSRYGRSRSSSSLYLLRCSRQEASSSSPPYRSPQSPEEEEKDGGVQFYVNRGGFPIEGSTWDRMWSHVAAVHPEGQEMVTRIRNAAFLPKHPVPAVPTFRASMSVSDWLLTVQKYMKALQYNHTGTQFFEVKKSRPLCGLMETAREMIRESLPIKCLEAVILGIYLTNGLTTLERFPISFKTQFSGHCFHHVVLGVYCNGRYGSLGMSRRQDLMDKPLTHRTLGDLVAEFESSYRKYQHSLTKVKIGLYVPHDPHVFQPIEWKYLVLNVSRLGAEEMKKELEKHGRDMKMKILKSSSAQSPIKERSRGKSLSPRRRQGSTQQPFVRRRDKSSSVERKPAELSTLSDGYQIRI, from the exons ATGACTGGACCCACCCCCCCGAGCCGGACTGGAACCTCCCCGGCCAAGTTGAGCCGGTACGGTCGGTCCCGGAGCTCCAGCTCCCTGTACCTCCTCCGCTGCAGCAGACAGGAggcgtcctcctcctccccccccTACCGGAGCCCCCAGTctccagaggaggaggagaaagatgGGGGGGTTCAGTTCTACGTCAACCGGGGCGGCTTCCCTATCGAGGGTTCTACCTGGGACCGGATGTGGTCCCACGTGGCAGCGGTGCATCCGGAAGGTCAGGAGATGGTGACCAGGATCAGGAACGCCGCCTTCCTTCCCAAA CATCCGGTCCCGGCGGTCCCAACGTTCCGAGCGTCCATGTCGGTGTCGGACTGGCTGCTGACGGTCCAGAAGTACATGAAGGCTTTGCA ataCAACCACACAGGAACCCAGTTCTTTGAGGTCAAGAAGAGCCGGCCGCTGTGTGG GCTGATGGAGACGGCCAGAGAGATGATCAGAGAGTCTCTGCCAATCAAGTGTCTGGAGGCAGTCATCCTGGGGAT CTACCTGACCAACGGGCTGACCACACTGGAGCGCTTCCCCATCAGCTTTAAGACCCAGTTCTCGGGTCACTGCTTCCACCATGTGGTTCTGGGAGTGTACTGCAATGGCCGCTACGGGTCGTTGGGAATGAGCCGGCGCCAGGACCTGATGGACAAGCCGCTGACCCACCGGACCCTGGGAGACCTGGTGGCTGAATTTGAGAGTTCCTACAGGAAGTACCAGCACTCTCTGACTAAG GTGAAGATCGGCCTGTACGTGCCTCATGACCCCCACGTCTTCCAGCCAATCGAGTGGAAGTATTTGGTGCTGAACGTTTCCCGCCTCGGAGCCGAAGAGATGAAGAAGGAGCTGGAGAAACACGGCCGAGACATGAAGATGAAG ATCCTGAAGTCCTCAAGTGCCCAGTCTCCCATCAAGGAGCGCAGCCGGGGGAAGTCCTTATCGCCACGGCGACGGCAGGGCAGCACCCAGCAGCCATTTGTGCGGCGCCGAGACAAATC GTCCTCAGTGGAGAGGAAACCAGCAGAGCTCAGCACCCTCAGCGACGGCTACCAGATCCGCATCTGA